One Cydia pomonella isolate Wapato2018A chromosome 15, ilCydPomo1, whole genome shotgun sequence DNA window includes the following coding sequences:
- the LOC133525884 gene encoding uncharacterized protein LOC133525884, with the protein MCNLETFYNDLKAAILNFRLDLCCFVFSVEAGILLCGYFNVISNMICLIAVSTEVFPPLMMNAQQSYMDGEYIKSTCAFAYSADLCLAVLLLCARYRKDIVLLTYYTYCGLAMLASTILVYSMVIGVLTVLHTCTLVISLTYQTYIILLVRSMMVDLKHEAERFEYFYQNYPVYYKHDIEAAGDYPLETYQIYSPSSRNNSDIVPPAATLPKATANETVEDTIELNTKDVIAITEPKTTVISEELKPSEDKDATKPKLSKTVKDIQPTTSKTVTDGNSKTATEVETSVKPKALRYPYKFIAIKIPKQETIKEEKENEEKETENVEVKTDIKEVAKGEETKEVVKVDKPKEVSKETEKVEVKADKKEVAKEKETKEVGKVDKTKEVSKKKGTKDVAKEEDTKESEKAVKKQKRSIFGRKKSKADEDKMKESVSTLMFFAEESFEPLLLKVLNGISDEPPNYGPSCMIVYAVELGSNVVLLCGIIRNDLILLRVYMYFAFGVLTAALMTYSVMFAPQELTVKFLIAGSIGHQIYILLLLRSAMIEIKQALKQNENGYAVRYRKTSVRYVPGTRDRYSVVIEPYRRRSTHPYDREPYRRSSSLVPFGREPYRKGSFVPYKEEPRQSSVQAHVKVAEEEKATVIVTQPKEELAKEAVDKEETVKEVKLYQLMYIFVHPSADSGRVRMERFGEYVKKSVLNFKLQQCCWVASVRTGALTLACLNIIFGLTILVEIAKGEEASFTPLLLQALSATTDKEEDGPDFIPSCIIAYAMEIASNALVICAMWRNDIVLLRAYLYYALGVLTMAIMIYSVVIGALDLIPELLIVASVGTQLYQIMLVRSAMVEIKHASIKNGYTVNLKPNDKPGSGSNEKYTVSIESEKPKLPPKPVTKGDISKPVIKEVSDKEVTAKEASVTVHSPAKQAFLCEATEEAKERVPSRVLVKEKAKIDRAKPERIDFTKKV; encoded by the exons ATGTGTAACTTGGAAACGTTCTACAATGATCTCAAAGCAGCGATTCTCAACTTTAGATTGGACTTGTGTTGTTTCGTATTCAGTGTGGAAGCTGGAATATTGCTGTGTGGTTACTTCAATGTGATTTcaaat ATGATATGCCTAATAGCAGTATCCACCGAGGTATTTCCTCCGCTCATGATGAACGCCCAGCAATCGTACATGGACGGAGAATATATCAAGTCGACTTGCGCCTTTGCATACAGCGCCGATCTGTGTCTAGCTGTGCTTCTACTGTGTGCTAGATATCGG AAAGACATCGTGCTACTCACCTACTACACGTACTGTGGCTTGGCCATGCTGGCTTCCACCATACTAGTCTACTCTATGGTCATCGGGGTTCTAACGGTGTTGCATACCTGCACGCTGGTTATAAgtttaa CATACCAGACCTACATAATTCTGTTAGTACGCAGTATGATGGTAGATTTAAAACACGAAGCAGAGAGATTTGAATACTTCTACCAAAATTATCCAGTCTATTATAAACACGACATAGAAGCTGCCGGTGACTATCCTCTAGAAACATATCAGATATATAGTCCTAGTTCTAGAAATAATTCAGATATCGTGCCGCCTGCAGCAACTCTACCTAAGGCAACAGCGAATGAAACAGTAGAAGATACTATAGAATTAAACACAAAAGATGTTATAGCTATAACTGAACCGAAGACAACAGTTATTTCTGAGGAACTAAAGCCAAGTGAAGATAAAGATGCTACTAAGCCAAAATTAAGTAAAACAGTTAAAGATATTCAACCAACGACCAGCAAAACAGTAACGGATGGAAATTCAAAGACAGCAACAGAGGTAGAAACGTCTGTAAAACCAAAGGCATTAAGGTATCCTTATAAATTTATTGCTATCAAAATCCCTAAACAAGAAACGATTAAGGAAGAAAAAGAGAATGAAGAAAAAGAGACGGAAAATGTCGAGGTTAAAACAGACATAAAAGAAGTAGCTAAAGGGGAAGAAACGAAAGAGGTAGTTAAAGTGGATAAACCTAAAGAAGTATCGAAAGAGACGGAAAAGGTCGAGGTTAAAGCAGACAAAAAAGAGGTAGCTAAAGAGAAAGAAACAAAAGAGGTTGGTAAAGTGGACAAAACCAAAGAAGTATCAAAaaagaaaggaacaaaagaCGTAGCTAAAGAGGAAGATACAAAAGAATCGGAAAAGGCGGTCAAGAAACAGAAGCGGTCAATATTTGGAAGGAAGAAAAGTAAAGCTGATGAAGATAAAATGAAAGAATCG GTGTCCACACTAATGTTCTTCGCAGAAGAAAGTTTCGAACCCCTATTGCTCAAGGTCCTAAACGGCATTTCGGACGAGCCTCCTAATTACGGACCTTCGTGCATGATTGTCTACGCTGTCGAACTTGGCTCGAATGTAGTGCTGTTATGCGGTATAATAAGG AACGACCTCATACTGCTTCGTGTCTACATGTACTTTGCCTTCGGAGTTCTGACGGCTGCACTCATGACTTACTCCGTGATGTTTGCACCTCAGGAACTAACCGTGAAGTTCCTCATTGCCGGCAGTATTG GACACCAAATCTACATCCTGTTGTTACTGCGAAGCGCAATGATCGAAATAAAACAGGCTTTAAAACAGAACGAGAACGGCTACGCGGTCAGATATCGAAAAACTAGCGTTAGATATGTACCAGGCACCAGAGATAGGTACAGTGTTGTTATCGAACCTTACAGGCGAAGATCTACTCATCCTTATGACAGAGAGCCTTATAGACGAAGCAGCTCGTTGGTTCCTTTCGGTAGAGAACCATACAGAAAAGGTTCTTTTGTACCTTATAAAGAAGAACCAAGACAAAGTTCAGTTCAAGCACATGTAAAAGTAGCCGAGGAAGAAAAGGCAACGGTTATAGTAACGCAACCGAAGGAAGAGCTTGCTAAGGAAGCTGTTGATAAGGAAGAGACAGTTAAAGAAGTGAAAC TGTATCAGTTAATGTACATTTTTGTGCACCCGTCGGCTGATAGCGGTCGTGTCAGAATGGAGAGGTTTGGGGAGTATGTGAAGAAGAGTGTGCTTAATTTTAAGTTGCAGCAATGTTGCTGGGTGGCTAGTGTGAGGACAGGCGCGCTGACGCTTgcttgtttaaatattatttttggg TTGACTATACTCGTAGAAATAGCGAAAGGAGAAGAAGCAAGCTTCACTCCGCTCCTACTCCAGGCTTTAAGCGCAACTACTGACAAGGAAGAAGATGGACCAGACTTCATACCTTCTTGCATCATCGCGTACGCCATGGAAATCGCTTCCAATGCATTGGTGATATGTGCTATGTGGCGG aacgACATAGTGCTCCTCCGAGCGTATTTGTACTACGCCTTGGGGGTTCTCACAATGGCTATCATGATATACTCCGTGGTAATCGGAGCCCTGGACCTCATACCGGAGCTACTCATCGTAGCTAGTGTTG GAACTCAACTCTACCAAATAATGTTAGTACGAAGCGCAATGGTCGAAATAAAACACGCCTCAATAAAGAACGGGTACACCGTCAACTTAAAACCTAATGACAAACCAGGCTCAGGATCTAACGAGAAATATACGGTCTCGATCGAGTCGGAAAAACCTAAATTACCACCTAAACCAGTAACTAAAGGGGATATATCCAAGCCAGTAATAAAGGAAGTAAGCGATAAGGAAGTAACGGCTAAGGAAGCATCGGTTACTGTGCATTCGCCGGCGAAGCAAGCGTTCCTTTGTGAAGCAACGGAAGAAGCGAAGGAAAGAGTGCCTTCGCGTGTCCTCGTAAAGGAGAAAGCGAAGATAGATAGAGCGAAGCCTGAGAGAATTGATTTTACGAAGAAAGTGTGa
- the LOC133525543 gene encoding uncharacterized protein LOC133525543, protein MEKYVNLFKRNVINFKLELCCFMAPVKSGLLAFACLHILIGVSTLMFFAEESFEPLLLKVLNGISDEPPNYGPSCMIVYAVELGSNVVLLCGIIRNDLILLRVYMYFAFGVLTAALMTYSVMFAPQELTVKFLIAGSIGHQIYILLLLRSAMIEIKQALKQNENGYAVRYRKTSVRYVPGTRDRYSVVIEPYRRRSTHPYDREPYRRSSSLVPFGREPYRKGSFVPYKEEPRQSSVQAHVKVAEEEKATVIVTQPKEELAKEAVDKEETVKEVKRKRSFFGRKEKVKKDEIPKVTNDA, encoded by the exons ATGGAGAAATATGtgaatttatttaaaaggaaTGTGATCAATTTCAAGTTGGAACTATGCTGCTTTATGGCCCCAGTGAAATCGGGGCTGCTGGCGTTCGCTTGCTTACATATTTTGATTGGT GTGTCCACACTAATGTTCTTCGCAGAAGAAAGTTTCGAACCCCTATTGCTCAAGGTCCTAAACGGCATTTCGGACGAGCCTCCTAATTACGGACCTTCGTGCATGATTGTCTACGCTGTCGAACTTGGCTCGAATGTAGTGCTGTTATGCGGTATAATAAGG AACGACCTCATACTGCTTCGTGTCTACATGTACTTTGCCTTCGGAGTTCTGACGGCTGCACTCATGACTTACTCCGTGATGTTTGCACCTCAGGAACTAACCGTGAAGTTCCTCATTGCCGGCAGTATTG GACACCAAATCTACATCCTGTTGTTACTGCGAAGCGCAATGATCGAAATAAAACAGGCTTTAAAACAGAACGAGAACGGCTACGCGGTCAGATATCGAAAAACTAGCGTTAGATATGTACCAGGCACCAGAGATAGGTACAGTGTTGTTATCGAACCTTACAGGCGAAGATCTACTCATCCTTATGACAGAGAGCCTTATAGACGAAGCAGCTCGTTGGTTCCTTTCGGTAGAGAACCATACAGAAAAGGTTCTTTTGTACCTTATAAAGAAGAACCAAGACAAAGTTCAGTTCAAGCACATGTAAAAGTAGCCGAGGAAGAAAAGGCAACGGTTATAGTAACGCAACCGAAGGAAGAGCTTGCTAAGGAAGCTGTTGATAAGGAAGAGACAGTTAAAGAAGTGAAACGTAAGCGTAGCTTCTTTGGGAGGAAAGAGAAGGTGAAAAAAGATGAAATCCCGAAAGTGACAAACGATGCTTGA